Proteins from a single region of Runella sp. SP2:
- a CDS encoding NIPSNAP family protein — translation MFKQFLTIMLLFAAVLTASAQDTRLFETRIYYTEPGRLEALLARFRNHTTKIFEKHGMTNIGYWVPLHEENKLIYVLAYPDRAARDAAWKAFGADPEWVKVRTESEVSGKIVSKVESIFMDATDFSPKIKSSKSKKDRVFELRTYTTNPGKLPDLLARFRNHTLKLFKKHGMTNVAYWTVNGKDDTLIYILAHPSEEAGKKAFDAFRADPDWVKARDASEVNGKLANKVESVYMKATDFSTIK, via the coding sequence ATGTTTAAACAATTTCTAACCATTATGCTTTTATTTGCTGCGGTGCTCACAGCATCGGCACAAGATACGCGCTTGTTCGAAACCCGAATTTATTACACCGAACCTGGCCGTTTAGAAGCCCTTTTAGCCCGTTTTCGGAACCACACTACCAAAATCTTTGAAAAACACGGCATGACCAACATCGGCTATTGGGTTCCGTTGCACGAAGAAAACAAGCTCATTTATGTCCTCGCCTACCCCGACCGTGCCGCGCGCGATGCCGCTTGGAAAGCATTTGGTGCCGACCCTGAGTGGGTGAAAGTGCGGACAGAATCGGAAGTAAGTGGAAAAATTGTGTCGAAAGTGGAAAGCATTTTTATGGATGCCACCGATTTTTCACCCAAAATTAAGTCTTCAAAAAGCAAAAAAGACCGCGTTTTCGAGCTTCGTACGTACACTACCAACCCTGGCAAATTGCCTGATTTGTTGGCACGTTTCCGCAATCATACGCTTAAATTGTTCAAAAAACACGGCATGACTAACGTCGCCTACTGGACGGTCAATGGCAAAGATGATACGCTTATCTACATCTTAGCACATCCAAGTGAGGAAGCTGGCAAAAAAGCATTTGATGCCTTCCGCGCTGACCCTGATTGGGTAAAAGCACGTGATGCCTCGGAGGTCAACGGAAAACTTGCGAACAAAGTTGAGTCGGTTTACATGAAAGCTACAGACTTTTCAACGATTAAGTAA
- a CDS encoding GNAT family N-acetyltransferase — MSSISLRRATPPDVTFIYSFLCELEEETFDFEQFNAIYNRNLLNPDCHYFLAFDHDRCVGYASVHAQWLLHHCGKVGEIQEMFVIPDYRSKGIGQLLIQQLFAVAQQENFEILEVTANKKRLDTHRFYERQGLERTHFKFVKKMK; from the coding sequence ATGTCTTCCATTTCACTTCGTCGAGCCACGCCCCCCGATGTTACGTTTATTTATTCATTTCTCTGCGAATTGGAGGAAGAAACGTTTGATTTTGAACAATTTAACGCCATCTACAATCGTAACCTTCTCAACCCCGACTGCCATTATTTTTTAGCGTTCGACCACGACCGCTGCGTTGGCTACGCAAGTGTTCACGCTCAGTGGCTTCTTCATCATTGCGGCAAAGTGGGCGAAATCCAAGAAATGTTTGTCATCCCAGACTACCGAAGTAAGGGCATTGGACAACTGCTCATTCAGCAACTTTTTGCCGTGGCTCAGCAAGAAAATTTTGAAATTTTGGAAGTGACCGCCAACAAAAAACGCCTTGATACTCACCGCTTTTACGAACGACAAGGGCTTGAGCGCACGCACTTTAAATTTGTCAAAAAAATGAAGTAG
- a CDS encoding glycerophosphodiester phosphodiesterase family protein, with the protein MFKKGSFIAFFVGVVWASSCTPATYLKSVKRESFQYSAQSKPLISAHRGGGDYAGYPENCIESFEWLAKQMPVIIECDISMTKDSVLMMMHDDALERTTTGSGKVREVNWEYCKTLQLEDNKGTLTPYKIPTLETVLTWGKDKVMFTLDVKRSVPFEKVAALVKKYRAHSYAAIITYNAQDAAKVHRLDPEVMISVTIRNREEYQRHQEAGIPDNRMIAFVGTREPNSELCQFLHQKGIRCILGTLGNLDKMAAARGDQLYGEFVKQGGDILSSDRPLEAWKVVRSL; encoded by the coding sequence ATGTTTAAAAAAGGAAGTTTTATTGCATTTTTTGTGGGAGTGGTATGGGCAAGCAGCTGCACTCCTGCGACTTATTTGAAGAGCGTCAAGCGCGAAAGTTTTCAATACAGCGCTCAAAGCAAACCCCTTATTAGTGCCCACCGTGGCGGTGGCGATTACGCGGGCTATCCCGAAAACTGTATTGAGTCGTTTGAATGGCTGGCCAAACAAATGCCCGTGATTATTGAGTGCGATATTTCGATGACCAAAGACAGTGTGCTGATGATGATGCACGACGATGCCCTTGAGCGAACCACTACGGGCTCAGGCAAGGTGCGGGAGGTGAATTGGGAGTATTGTAAAACGCTGCAATTGGAAGACAACAAAGGAACATTAACACCTTACAAAATTCCAACCTTAGAAACGGTACTGACGTGGGGCAAAGACAAAGTAATGTTTACGCTTGACGTAAAGCGGAGTGTGCCCTTTGAAAAAGTAGCTGCTTTGGTGAAAAAATACCGTGCGCACTCCTACGCAGCCATCATTACTTACAACGCCCAAGACGCCGCCAAAGTCCACCGTCTGGACCCCGAAGTGATGATTTCAGTCACGATTCGTAATCGAGAGGAGTACCAACGTCACCAAGAAGCGGGTATTCCTGATAATCGGATGATTGCGTTTGTGGGAACACGAGAACCTAACAGTGAATTGTGCCAATTTTTACACCAAAAAGGGATTCGGTGTATTTTGGGAACGCTCGGTAACCTCGACAAAATGGCGGCAGCGCGTGGCGACCAATTGTACGGAGAGTTTGTGAAACAAGGTGGCGATATACTTTCGTCGGATCGCCCGCTTGAAGCTTGGAAAGTGGTACGTTCTTTGTAA
- a CDS encoding MgtC/SapB family protein: protein METFLTEEVLKLFIAAGLGSIIGIEREYHSKSAGLRTMILIAVGSTLFTLISIRVGGDAGRIAANIVTGIGFIGGGIIFRENNRVVGITTAATVWATAALGMCVGSGYYEFATVASLIVLVVLYGFVPIQNLIKRRNQLRNYRIVCKFQQKTLKHYEALFRELQLDAKRGTQSKVGSTISGTWIVQGSERNHERLTKRLLNDPDVIEFDF from the coding sequence ATGGAAACATTTTTGACCGAAGAAGTGCTGAAGCTATTCATTGCCGCAGGCTTGGGGTCAATCATAGGTATAGAGCGTGAGTACCACAGCAAATCGGCGGGGCTTCGTACCATGATTTTAATTGCCGTTGGTTCTACCCTGTTTACCCTCATTTCGATTCGAGTGGGCGGAGACGCGGGGCGCATTGCGGCCAACATCGTAACAGGAATTGGGTTTATTGGTGGGGGAATTATTTTCCGAGAAAACAATCGTGTAGTCGGGATTACAACCGCCGCGACAGTCTGGGCTACGGCAGCACTAGGGATGTGTGTCGGCAGTGGCTACTACGAGTTTGCTACCGTAGCCTCCCTGATTGTGTTGGTGGTGTTGTATGGCTTTGTTCCCATCCAAAACCTTATCAAACGAAGAAACCAGCTTCGTAACTACCGTATTGTGTGCAAGTTCCAACAAAAGACCTTAAAGCATTACGAAGCCCTGTTTCGTGAACTGCAATTGGATGCCAAACGCGGCACTCAAAGCAAAGTTGGAAGCACCATTAGCGGAACTTGGATTGTACAAGGAAGTGAGCGCAACCACGAACGACTCACCAAGCGTCTCCTCAACGATCCTGATGTTATTGAATTTGACTTCTAG
- a CDS encoding response regulator transcription factor has translation MTRKTLIVDDHKLFLEGLRYVLSQIPNVEIVGEASNGDTAVEVAQNTHADWVLMDINMPHCDGVKATTQLKKINPNIKVIAVTMHDDYSNIQQMIRAGVDGYVLKNTGSSELANAFETIEKGQFYSSPAILDTLLRRKTAATAPARSAYHLNPIELLTSREKEVLPLLVEGLTSAEIAERLFVSESTVVSHRKNILHKLNLKNTSALVKYALENGLIQP, from the coding sequence ATGACCCGTAAAACGTTGATTGTTGACGACCACAAATTGTTTTTGGAAGGACTGCGCTACGTGCTTTCGCAGATACCCAACGTCGAAATTGTGGGAGAAGCTTCCAACGGAGACACAGCCGTTGAGGTAGCCCAAAACACCCATGCTGATTGGGTATTGATGGACATCAACATGCCCCACTGCGACGGTGTAAAGGCAACGACCCAACTCAAAAAAATCAACCCAAACATCAAGGTAATTGCCGTTACGATGCACGACGATTACAGCAATATCCAACAGATGATTCGGGCAGGTGTGGATGGGTATGTGTTAAAAAACACAGGTTCAAGCGAACTTGCCAATGCGTTTGAGACGATTGAAAAAGGGCAATTTTATTCGTCACCCGCGATTTTGGATACGTTACTAAGACGCAAAACTGCCGCAACAGCCCCTGCGCGTTCGGCCTATCACCTCAACCCCATCGAGTTGTTGACTTCGCGGGAAAAAGAGGTTTTACCTTTATTAGTGGAAGGGCTTACCAGCGCCGAAATTGCCGAGCGACTTTTTGTAAGCGAATCGACAGTCGTGAGCCATCGCAAGAATATTCTTCATAAACTCAACCTCAAAAATACGTCGGCGCTGGTCAAATACGCCCTCGAAAACGGACTGATTCAGCCCTGA
- a CDS encoding aminopeptidase P family protein, whose translation MFSKDTYVGRRQQLKKTVSSGILLFLGNEEAGMNYADNTYHFRQDSTFLYYFGLNKASLAALIDVESGEEWIVGDEITIDDVIWAGPQPTLQEQAERVGVAKVLPKSQLESLLKSHLAAGRTVHYLPTYRPEHTFKLHEWTGQSLQEIAQGASTEFIKAIVNQRSYKTAEEVIELNKAVNITAQMHLNAIRATKSGKYEYEIAGIVHGAALQGGGDLAYPIILSVDGQTLHNHYHGNRLSSGRLVLGDFGAETATHYAGDITRTWPVDKQFSERQKEIYQIVLDANLNAIAALQPGTPYLDCHLIAWKTIAEGLKALGLLQGDVDEMVALGVPGLFMPHGVGHMMGMDVHDMENLGEQHIGYRDGLSRSTLLGLKSLRLAKELEAGFVLTVEPGLYFIPELIDLWESQGKFRDFVNYDALKDYYDFGGVRIEDNYLITADGAQLLGNPIPKTISEIEALRL comes from the coding sequence ATGTTTTCCAAAGATACTTACGTCGGACGGCGTCAACAGTTAAAAAAAACAGTCAGCAGCGGAATCTTGCTCTTTTTGGGCAATGAAGAAGCAGGCATGAACTATGCCGATAACACCTATCATTTTCGCCAAGACAGTACTTTTCTATATTATTTTGGGTTAAACAAAGCCAGCCTTGCCGCCCTCATCGACGTAGAATCAGGTGAGGAATGGATAGTGGGCGACGAAATCACCATCGACGACGTCATCTGGGCAGGGCCACAACCTACGCTTCAAGAACAAGCTGAACGTGTAGGGGTGGCGAAAGTTCTTCCCAAGTCACAACTTGAAAGCCTGCTCAAAAGCCACTTAGCCGCAGGTCGAACCGTTCATTATTTACCAACCTATCGCCCTGAGCATACCTTCAAACTTCACGAGTGGACGGGGCAATCCCTCCAAGAAATTGCCCAAGGAGCTTCTACCGAATTTATCAAAGCCATTGTAAATCAACGTTCTTACAAAACCGCCGAAGAGGTTATTGAGCTTAACAAGGCCGTTAACATTACGGCTCAAATGCACCTCAATGCCATTCGCGCCACGAAGTCGGGCAAGTACGAATACGAAATTGCAGGTATCGTCCACGGCGCAGCGCTGCAGGGTGGAGGCGACTTGGCCTACCCTATTATTTTGTCGGTAGATGGACAAACACTGCACAATCATTACCACGGCAATCGTCTTTCGAGCGGTCGCCTTGTGTTAGGAGATTTCGGCGCAGAAACCGCTACGCACTATGCAGGCGACATTACCCGCACCTGGCCTGTTGACAAACAATTTAGCGAGCGTCAAAAAGAAATTTATCAAATAGTCCTCGATGCCAACCTCAACGCCATCGCCGCCCTACAACCAGGCACACCATACCTCGATTGCCACCTAATCGCTTGGAAAACCATCGCTGAAGGACTCAAAGCGCTAGGTTTATTGCAAGGCGACGTTGACGAAATGGTCGCACTGGGCGTACCAGGTTTGTTTATGCCCCACGGGGTTGGCCACATGATGGGCATGGACGTTCATGACATGGAAAACCTTGGCGAACAACACATTGGCTATCGCGATGGCCTCAGTCGCAGTACTTTGCTGGGTCTAAAATCACTTCGTTTGGCCAAAGAACTTGAAGCAGGTTTTGTTTTGACCGTTGAGCCTGGCTTGTACTTTATTCCCGAATTAATCGACTTGTGGGAAAGCCAAGGAAAATTCCGCGATTTTGTTAATTATGACGCCCTTAAAGATTATTACGATTTTGGCGGAGTACGTATCGAAGACAATTACCTTATTACTGCTGATGGAGCTCAGTTGCTGGGTAATCCTATTCCAAAAACAATTTCCGAAATCGAAGCGTTGAGACTCTAG
- a CDS encoding NAD(P)H-binding protein, producing the protein MTSDKRTALVVGGSGLVGKEVISELIASEKYAEVVTLTRKPLDFTHPKLSSIIFNFDHPDASVVCGDDIFCCLGTTMKKAGSKEAFYRVDYTYPIEIAQLGYQNGAKRFAIVTAMGADSRSMFYYNRVKGDVEATLKKIGFDALLIFRPSLLVGNRGETRIGEQIGEGLSKILRPLIPIKYRSIEARKVAKAMVTITASNVKGTLVYESDVMQEF; encoded by the coding sequence ATGACATCCGATAAAAGAACCGCCCTAGTGGTAGGAGGAAGTGGACTAGTAGGGAAAGAAGTTATTTCTGAATTGATTGCTTCTGAAAAATATGCTGAAGTAGTCACACTCACTAGGAAACCGTTGGATTTCACCCATCCAAAACTATCATCTATTATTTTTAACTTCGACCACCCCGATGCCTCCGTTGTTTGCGGCGACGATATTTTCTGTTGTTTGGGCACAACCATGAAAAAAGCTGGTTCTAAGGAAGCATTTTACCGCGTTGATTATACCTATCCCATCGAAATAGCCCAGTTGGGGTACCAAAACGGAGCCAAACGTTTTGCTATCGTCACTGCCATGGGCGCTGATAGTAGGTCGATGTTTTACTACAATCGGGTTAAAGGAGATGTAGAAGCAACGCTCAAAAAAATAGGTTTTGACGCATTACTCATTTTTAGACCCTCGTTGCTTGTAGGGAATCGTGGCGAAACGCGCATAGGTGAGCAAATCGGCGAGGGTTTGTCCAAAATTCTCAGGCCGCTCATACCTATCAAATACCGCTCCATCGAAGCCCGTAAAGTAGCCAAAGCCATGGTTACCATCACTGCCAGCAACGTCAAAGGCACACTGGTGTACGAATCGGATGTAATGCAAGAGTTTTAG
- a CDS encoding isochorismate lyase — protein MKLPAECENMVEIRTEIDALDREIIRLIGQRFGYVKAASKFKTSETSVKAPERFKAMLVQRRTWAEEEGIDPDAIEKMYTDLVNYFIQEEMNHWKNQQTT, from the coding sequence ATGAAACTACCTGCTGAATGTGAAAATATGGTCGAAATTCGCACCGAAATTGATGCTTTAGACCGTGAAATTATTCGATTGATTGGCCAACGGTTTGGGTATGTTAAAGCAGCCTCAAAATTTAAAACTTCTGAGACGAGTGTGAAGGCACCCGAACGTTTCAAGGCCATGCTTGTTCAGCGAAGAACGTGGGCGGAAGAAGAGGGTATTGACCCAGATGCCATCGAAAAAATGTACACCGATTTGGTGAACTATTTCATTCAAGAGGAAATGAACCATTGGAAAAACCAGCAAACCACCTAG
- a CDS encoding cytochrome c has protein sequence MKIWLSFTFIALSFAACNSSQQSDNQAKSDTTNTDTAAVAKVDSMGIYLSDLKAKFPTPETIVVADDPVFHQKKTYKAIPLQTILDTFLPAYKNLNRSETQIVFECEDGYNPSMALEKVLSIKAFLAVADVDAPQGQDWINPTKEGREMKIAPFYIVYTDVPGSDVSYKWPYNLVKISLSAASKELAVLFPKDDDTQVKGFELFKVNCLTCHSLNKVGGKMGPELNYPKSVTEYWKVEHIKQFVKAPSSYRNECKMPAVTHLNDKELDAIVNYLQYMAKHKI, from the coding sequence ATGAAAATTTGGCTCTCTTTTACTTTCATTGCTCTTTCATTTGCGGCTTGCAACAGTTCACAACAATCAGACAATCAAGCCAAAAGCGACACTACAAACACCGATACCGCTGCGGTAGCAAAGGTGGATTCGATGGGCATCTATTTATCGGACTTAAAAGCTAAATTCCCTACTCCCGAGACTATTGTTGTGGCTGACGACCCCGTTTTTCACCAAAAGAAAACCTACAAAGCCATTCCGTTACAGACGATTTTGGACACATTTTTACCCGCCTACAAGAACCTCAACCGCAGCGAAACGCAGATTGTGTTTGAGTGCGAAGATGGCTATAATCCTTCGATGGCTTTGGAAAAAGTACTGAGTATAAAGGCATTTTTGGCCGTGGCTGATGTGGACGCCCCCCAAGGACAAGATTGGATAAACCCGACCAAAGAAGGTCGAGAAATGAAGATTGCGCCTTTTTATATCGTTTATACTGACGTGCCAGGCAGTGATGTCAGCTACAAATGGCCTTATAATTTGGTAAAAATTAGCCTTTCGGCCGCCTCAAAAGAATTAGCCGTATTGTTTCCCAAAGACGACGATACCCAAGTAAAGGGTTTTGAGCTCTTTAAAGTCAATTGCCTCACTTGCCATTCGCTCAACAAAGTAGGCGGTAAAATGGGACCTGAGCTGAATTACCCCAAAAGTGTAACGGAGTATTGGAAAGTCGAACACATCAAGCAGTTTGTAAAAGCACCTTCGTCGTACCGCAACGAATGCAAAATGCCAGCCGTCACTCATTTGAACGACAAAGAGTTAGACGCCATTGTGAATTATTTACAATACATGGCAAAACATAAAATATAA
- a CDS encoding alpha-1,2-fucosyltransferase: MIIVKLSGGLGNQLFQYALGRHLAFLNQTELKLDISQLQASRFWTARTYALDAFSINASVATNREISELAGASFSMLGRLGAISPFYQREPHFHFSPLMLRLRGDLYFDGYWQSERYFKPIASLVKQELKLQIPVLTRFQMWQNLIQTSEAVSVHVRRGDYTLLSMANRFLRPCGLNYYQKATSVLLPQLQQPTFFVFSDDLVWAKTHLHFPVPTHFVEGNSAAEDLVLISQCQHHIIANSTFSWWGAWLAAFPDKKIIAPQQWFATERFNTKDLLPDDWERV; this comes from the coding sequence ATGATTATCGTAAAATTAAGCGGTGGTTTGGGTAATCAGTTGTTTCAATACGCATTGGGACGGCATTTGGCTTTTTTAAACCAAACCGAACTCAAGCTAGATATATCGCAGTTACAGGCTTCACGGTTTTGGACAGCCCGTACGTATGCGTTAGACGCTTTTTCAATCAACGCATCAGTGGCTACTAACCGCGAAATCAGTGAGCTTGCGGGGGCTTCTTTTTCAATGTTGGGGCGCTTGGGAGCTATTTCTCCCTTTTACCAGCGGGAACCTCATTTTCATTTTTCCCCGCTCATGCTTCGTTTGCGCGGTGACTTATATTTTGATGGTTATTGGCAATCTGAGCGCTATTTTAAGCCCATTGCTTCTCTCGTAAAACAGGAATTAAAGCTACAAATCCCTGTTCTTACGCGTTTTCAAATGTGGCAAAACTTGATTCAAACCAGTGAAGCGGTGAGCGTACATGTTCGTCGTGGTGATTATACGCTGCTCTCAATGGCCAACCGTTTTTTACGGCCTTGTGGATTAAATTATTACCAAAAAGCCACCTCTGTTCTTTTGCCCCAACTTCAACAACCCACTTTTTTTGTTTTTTCGGATGACCTTGTTTGGGCCAAAACTCATCTACATTTTCCTGTTCCGACCCATTTTGTGGAAGGAAACTCGGCCGCAGAAGACTTGGTGCTTATCTCACAGTGCCAACATCACATCATTGCGAATAGCACGTTCAGTTGGTGGGGGGCGTGGTTGGCGGCTTTTCCTGACAAAAAAATAATCGCCCCGCAGCAATGGTTTGCGACGGAGCGATTCAATACCAAAGACTTACTTCCCGATGATTGGGAACGAGTGTAG
- a CDS encoding DUF4174 domain-containing protein: MNVFALMLSMLFWGQDPLESRLSKMVGKSRVVMVYCPKSSDADFKAQKKWLSEVGAGILERDLCVVDCVEAELSPEDAAHLKERFRYTPNHFCFWLIGKDGEVKLISSKPVKPEQIFGLIDSMPMRREEMKRNK; the protein is encoded by the coding sequence ATGAATGTGTTCGCTTTAATGTTAAGTATGCTTTTCTGGGGGCAAGACCCGCTTGAAAGTCGTTTGTCGAAAATGGTGGGGAAAAGCCGAGTCGTGATGGTATATTGCCCAAAATCGTCGGATGCGGATTTTAAGGCGCAAAAAAAATGGTTGAGCGAGGTCGGGGCGGGTATTTTGGAGCGTGATTTATGCGTCGTGGATTGCGTAGAGGCCGAGCTGTCTCCTGAAGATGCGGCACATTTGAAAGAACGTTTTCGTTATACTCCCAATCACTTTTGTTTTTGGTTGATTGGCAAAGATGGGGAAGTAAAACTTATCAGTTCCAAGCCCGTCAAACCCGAACAAATCTTCGGCCTCATCGACTCCATGCCCATGCGAAGGGAGGAAATGAAGCGGAATAAGTGA
- a CDS encoding glycosyltransferase family 4 protein, with amino-acid sequence MEKPANHLAQPYKILIVAFGFYPETHGVAEVAYRHALGLHQWGHQVTVITRGKKGENFPFEVVYVEQKADYQLLLKLLGAGVIFVHGWNNWASDWVIELFPLPAKVVLVSHGTNFNVRLGGIRGLVWWLRQRSQAWHFDKKMRSFDHYVFLSDVPESQRMSDVVWVKKNKISSYSVIPNGARPAFGTPSTRDFRLENGLPMAQMLLCVSNYTSTKGQRELVKWFREMQLPDAVLVLIGSNFNEFSNRLKRLAGKELNQTIFLFDQQTEAQIHAAYCTADVFVTATHTEVQPLMLLDAMAVGLPFLSREVGVVSSLAGGMCFQDKTTFQSQLRLLLEDDALRKRLGKEGKDVIKNTHHWDIIALKYHQLVCSLLDNQV; translated from the coding sequence TTGGAAAAACCAGCAAACCACCTAGCGCAACCCTACAAAATTCTCATTGTTGCTTTTGGCTTTTACCCCGAAACGCACGGAGTAGCCGAAGTGGCCTATCGTCATGCCCTAGGGCTGCACCAATGGGGACATCAAGTGACGGTAATCACTCGTGGAAAAAAGGGGGAGAATTTCCCGTTTGAGGTTGTGTATGTTGAGCAAAAAGCTGATTATCAGTTACTTTTAAAGTTGCTGGGGGCAGGCGTGATTTTTGTTCACGGCTGGAATAATTGGGCTTCTGACTGGGTGATAGAACTGTTTCCTTTACCCGCAAAAGTTGTTTTGGTAAGTCATGGTACTAATTTCAACGTTCGTTTGGGTGGGATTCGAGGGTTGGTTTGGTGGCTTCGCCAACGAAGTCAAGCTTGGCATTTTGACAAAAAAATGCGGAGTTTCGACCATTACGTATTCCTGTCTGATGTCCCCGAATCCCAGCGGATGTCGGACGTGGTTTGGGTAAAAAAGAATAAAATTTCTTCGTATTCGGTGATTCCTAACGGTGCTCGACCTGCTTTTGGAACGCCTTCCACGCGAGATTTTCGACTCGAAAATGGGCTTCCAATGGCGCAAATGCTGTTATGTGTTTCTAATTACACATCCACCAAAGGGCAGCGGGAACTGGTGAAATGGTTCCGAGAAATGCAGCTGCCCGATGCAGTTTTGGTTCTGATTGGAAGTAATTTTAATGAATTTTCAAATCGCCTCAAACGGCTTGCGGGTAAGGAGTTAAACCAAACCATTTTTTTGTTTGACCAACAAACCGAAGCCCAAATCCATGCTGCCTACTGTACTGCCGACGTGTTTGTTACGGCTACTCATACCGAAGTCCAGCCGCTTATGCTACTCGATGCGATGGCCGTGGGGCTGCCGTTTTTGAGCCGAGAGGTGGGTGTCGTTTCGTCGCTTGCGGGTGGAATGTGCTTTCAAGACAAAACAACGTTTCAATCCCAACTACGACTACTTTTAGAGGATGATGCGTTGAGAAAACGTTTAGGGAAAGAGGGCAAAGACGTGATAAAAAACACGCACCATTGGGATATAATTGCGCTAAAATATCATCAATTAGTATGCAGTTTGCTTGATAATCAAGTGTGA
- a CDS encoding aminopeptidase P N-terminal domain-containing protein has protein sequence MRYTPIDPQLFIQNRQRLYQLLKPKSLVILQSNDVMPTNADGTMGFKQNSDLFYLSGIDQEETTLLLFPDHPDPKFREILFVRETNENIAIWEGEKLTIPQAFERSGISRIYWTHQWESVLPHVIFEAENVYLNTNEHARSDSRVQTRDARYIQEFKEKYPLHHLERLAPLMAFLRATKLPQEIELLQKAIDITRDGFMRVLKFTKPDVWEYEIEAEFAHEFLRQRSRGFAYTPIIASGKDSCVLHYVANNKQCKDGDVLLLDVAAEYANYNADLTRTIPVNGRFTARQRQVYEAVLRVLKAARSMLMVGNVLDEYQAEVAKVMESELIGLGLLTAQDIANQHPDWPAYRRYFMHGTSHALGLDVHDVGNRYRRFESGMIFTCEPGIYIREEGLGIRLENNILITENGNLDLMAHIPIEADEIEALMNS, from the coding sequence ATGCGCTACACACCCATTGACCCTCAATTATTTATCCAAAATCGGCAACGATTATATCAACTTCTCAAGCCCAAAAGCTTGGTCATTTTGCAGTCCAACGACGTTATGCCTACCAACGCCGACGGCACGATGGGTTTTAAGCAAAACTCCGACTTGTTTTATTTGTCGGGTATCGACCAAGAAGAAACTACTTTATTGCTCTTTCCCGACCATCCCGACCCGAAGTTTCGTGAGATTTTATTTGTGCGGGAAACCAACGAAAATATTGCCATTTGGGAAGGCGAAAAACTGACCATTCCCCAGGCATTTGAGCGCTCAGGTATATCCCGAATTTATTGGACGCACCAATGGGAAAGCGTGCTTCCTCACGTCATTTTTGAAGCAGAAAATGTCTATTTGAATACCAATGAGCACGCCCGCAGCGACTCGCGAGTGCAAACCCGCGACGCTCGCTACATTCAGGAGTTCAAAGAAAAATACCCGCTTCATCACCTTGAACGCTTGGCGCCGTTGATGGCTTTTTTGCGCGCCACAAAATTACCGCAAGAAATCGAATTGCTTCAAAAAGCGATTGACATCACCCGCGATGGCTTTATGAGGGTGTTGAAATTCACCAAACCCGACGTCTGGGAATACGAAATTGAGGCCGAATTTGCCCATGAGTTTCTCCGTCAACGTTCGCGCGGTTTTGCTTATACGCCCATTATTGCTTCGGGCAAAGATTCTTGTGTCTTACATTACGTAGCCAATAACAAACAATGCAAAGACGGTGACGTTTTATTGCTAGACGTCGCTGCCGAGTATGCCAACTACAACGCCGACCTTACCCGAACCATCCCCGTCAATGGCCGTTTTACAGCGCGTCAACGACAGGTGTATGAAGCGGTTTTGCGGGTATTAAAAGCCGCCCGTTCGATGCTCATGGTGGGCAATGTACTGGATGAATATCAAGCTGAAGTGGCTAAAGTAATGGAAAGTGAATTGATTGGTTTAGGACTATTAACGGCCCAAGACATTGCCAATCAGCATCCCGACTGGCCTGCGTATCGGCGCTATTTTATGCACGGTACTTCGCACGCCCTCGGCCTCGACGTGCATGATGTTGGGAATCGTTATCGGCGTTTTGAATCTGGCATGATTTTCACCTGTGAACCAGGTATTTACATCCGTGAAGAAGGCTTGGGTATTCGATTGGAAAACAACATTCTTATTACCGAAAACGGCAACCTCGACCTCATGGCTCACATTCCCATTGAGGCCGACGAAATTGAAGCTTTGATGAATTCTTAA